From a region of the uncultured Desulfatiglans sp. genome:
- a CDS encoding Glycosyl transferase family 2, translating to MDISVVIPVLNEEESLPLLLDRMTAVLGGARYQCEMVFVDDGSRDRSLEILRAFKASSTGGIPIKIVKLARNFGQHPATIAGFAAASGRILVTFDADLQNEPADILKLVEKIEEGYDFVSGIRGFRTDSVWLRQLPSYLFTRLLNIVTKKKLKDYGCPLNALRSEIAVQMREYGDMQRYLKPLATRLAPRIAEMPVAHYPRVRGASRYTMLDLIDLFFDFLTNFSRRVFQRVAIAGCLLTFVSLLLGFVCLVASLAFGSERVGLLGAGLVVLLLLIAGIEFLVLGVLGDFVVRVYQKVESKPIYRVDRIFD from the coding sequence ATGGACATTTCGGTGGTGATCCCCGTGTTGAATGAAGAGGAAAGCCTTCCGCTTCTTCTGGACCGGATGACGGCCGTCCTCGGCGGGGCGCGGTACCAGTGCGAGATGGTGTTTGTGGATGACGGGAGCCGGGACCGGAGCCTGGAGATCCTGAGGGCCTTCAAGGCGTCGTCCACCGGCGGCATACCCATCAAGATCGTCAAGCTCGCCCGCAATTTCGGCCAGCACCCGGCGACGATCGCCGGATTCGCGGCCGCGTCCGGACGGATTCTGGTGACCTTCGACGCGGACCTGCAGAACGAGCCGGCGGACATCCTCAAACTCGTCGAGAAGATCGAAGAAGGATATGACTTCGTGAGCGGCATCCGGGGCTTCAGAACGGATTCCGTCTGGCTCCGTCAACTGCCCTCCTATCTGTTTACCCGCCTGCTCAATATCGTCACCAAGAAGAAGCTGAAGGACTACGGCTGTCCGCTGAATGCCCTGCGGTCGGAAATCGCTGTTCAAATGCGCGAATACGGCGACATGCAACGCTACCTGAAGCCGCTGGCCACCCGTCTGGCTCCGAGGATCGCCGAGATGCCAGTCGCCCATTATCCCCGCGTGAGGGGAGCCTCGCGCTACACGATGCTGGACCTGATCGATCTCTTCTTCGATTTTCTGACCAATTTCTCGAGGCGTGTCTTCCAGCGGGTGGCGATCGCCGGCTGCCTCCTGACCTTCGTGAGCCTGCTTTTGGGATTTGTCTGCCTGGTGGCCTCTCTGGCCTTCGGGTCTGAAAGGGTCGGCCTCCTCGGTGCCGGACTCGTCGTACTCCTGCTTCTGATTGCCGGCATCGAATTTCTGGTGCTGGGTGTGCTCGGAGACTTCGTCGTACGCGTTTACCAGAAGGTCGAATCGAAGCCGATTTACCGGGTGGATCGCATCTTCGATTGA
- the spsC gene encoding Spore coat polysaccharide biosynthesis protein SpsC: protein MKVEFYRHSLGEEEERSLIDTLRGVFLTSGPVTRDFEKAFGEYLDCRHVVGTYSCTTALFLCLKALGIGPGDEVVTTPMTFIATANAILEAGAHPVFVDVERSTGNLDLQQLSGAVTGRTKAVMPVHLYGHMCDMRRLSEAARARGLHLIEDAAHCLEGSRDGIRPGQLSDAACFSFYATKNMTAGEGGAIATNQPELAERLFILRSHGMDKAAADRYSGAYRHWDMPLLGYKGNMFDLQAALLLPQIGKLAQKLQERDRIRRRYDEAFSHHPLLGLPQTLEGTTHARHLYTVWAPAGKRDAFLAGLNREGIGVAVNYRPVHLMQYYRRHFGFRPGMYPVAEEIGERTVSLPFYPGLKDEEVEAVIAAVKKTLSAL, encoded by the coding sequence ATGAAGGTGGAATTCTACAGGCACTCCCTCGGGGAAGAGGAAGAACGATCCCTGATCGACACTCTGCGGGGCGTTTTTCTCACCTCGGGGCCCGTCACCCGCGACTTCGAAAAGGCATTCGGGGAATACCTCGATTGCCGGCACGTCGTCGGCACCTACAGCTGCACAACCGCGCTGTTCCTGTGCCTGAAGGCGCTCGGCATCGGCCCGGGGGACGAGGTCGTCACGACGCCCATGACCTTCATCGCGACGGCCAACGCCATCCTGGAGGCCGGTGCACACCCGGTTTTCGTCGACGTCGAGCGCTCGACCGGCAACCTGGACCTTCAGCAGCTCTCCGGGGCCGTCACCGGGCGGACGAAGGCCGTCATGCCCGTGCATCTCTATGGGCACATGTGCGACATGCGCCGGCTTTCGGAGGCGGCGCGCGCCCGGGGTCTTCATCTCATCGAAGATGCGGCCCACTGTCTCGAAGGTTCGCGGGACGGCATCCGTCCCGGGCAGTTGAGCGACGCGGCCTGCTTCAGCTTCTATGCGACCAAGAACATGACCGCGGGGGAGGGAGGGGCGATCGCAACCAACCAGCCCGAGCTGGCCGAAAGACTTTTCATCCTGCGGTCCCACGGCATGGACAAGGCTGCGGCCGATCGGTACTCAGGCGCCTACCGGCACTGGGACATGCCCCTTCTGGGATACAAAGGCAACATGTTCGACCTCCAGGCGGCGTTGCTCCTGCCGCAGATCGGCAAACTCGCGCAGAAGCTGCAGGAAAGGGACCGCATCCGGCGGCGCTACGACGAGGCCTTTTCGCACCACCCTCTGCTCGGCCTGCCGCAAACCCTCGAGGGCACGACCCACGCGCGGCACCTGTACACGGTTTGGGCGCCGGCCGGAAAAAGGGACGCCTTCCTGGCAGGGCTCAACCGGGAAGGCATCGGCGTGGCGGTGAACTACCGTCCCGTCCATCTGATGCAATACTACCGCAGGCATTTCGGCTTCAGGCCCGGCATGTACCCGGTCGCAGAGGAAATCGGGGAGCGCACGGTCTCTCTGCCGTTCTATCCCGGCTTGAAGGACGAAGAGGTCGAAGCGGTGATCGCAGCGGTCAAAAAGACACTATCGGCCCTTTGA
- a CDS encoding conserved membrane hypothetical protein (Evidence 4 : Unknown function but conserved in other organisms) — translation MMTSETSETIGRREDAPAERRRNPRANDLGFLALLALLCLALSWAPYLYGYAAAPRDACFTGLVGRDVPGAYMYLMWERQALDGAHLFENRLTPERHEPFYFNPEWWLLGKALRLSSLPLTAGFHVERTVTVILLVFGLYYLAARFFTDPRERRWALILMLFATGLGWVPYALEHSGLSVPDLRLWDIQGINLFGYLINKPHFVRAILGTCIAMAFLLRGEETGRRRFFLFSGLTASLTAAVRPYDLPLLLMVYALVPALLSLQERTVSPRRTGHYLTALAGTLPAVAYYLYLRYGTIMDRVWKGVELEPLSPLELLLWLGIPFLTGGFCFGGFRHLHRNTREGILLSLWAAALLVLIYAYPLVPWGMESAGTFYVLSALACCVCVFRHAAPALQARLARSSKGRFTAHGVMIGILLLSLPSNIILYANLFEDLSRHARPYYLPRALMDGFDWLDRHSQPSDIVLAAAENGCCLPVYGGVKAFTGHYHFTIDFSGKNALVKRFFDECEEDEFRRDLLERYAVRYVLYSDTEKHLGRFDPGGADYLQAVYRNEQLTLYEVSEDIRVRGDEPGAQSGSRSQEDRS, via the coding sequence ATGATGACCTCCGAAACATCGGAAACCATTGGCCGACGGGAGGACGCTCCTGCCGAAAGGCGGAGAAATCCCCGGGCAAACGATCTCGGATTTCTCGCCCTCCTTGCCCTCCTCTGCCTTGCCCTCAGTTGGGCGCCCTACCTTTACGGGTATGCGGCGGCCCCGCGCGATGCCTGCTTCACGGGGCTTGTCGGCAGGGACGTTCCGGGCGCCTACATGTATCTCATGTGGGAACGGCAGGCCCTGGACGGGGCGCACCTCTTCGAAAACCGTCTCACGCCCGAGCGGCACGAGCCTTTTTACTTCAATCCCGAGTGGTGGCTGCTCGGCAAGGCGCTCCGGCTGTCGTCGCTCCCCCTGACCGCCGGCTTTCACGTGGAAAGGACCGTGACGGTCATCCTCCTCGTTTTCGGCCTGTACTATCTCGCCGCGCGCTTTTTCACAGACCCCCGGGAGCGCCGCTGGGCGCTCATCCTCATGCTTTTCGCGACCGGGCTCGGCTGGGTCCCCTATGCACTCGAACACTCGGGCCTTTCCGTCCCGGACTTGAGGCTCTGGGACATACAGGGGATCAACCTTTTCGGATACCTGATCAACAAGCCCCATTTCGTGCGCGCGATCCTGGGGACCTGCATCGCCATGGCCTTCCTTCTCCGGGGGGAAGAAACCGGGCGGCGCCGCTTTTTTCTGTTCTCAGGCCTCACGGCCTCGCTCACCGCAGCCGTCCGACCCTACGACCTCCCGCTGCTCCTGATGGTCTACGCCCTCGTTCCCGCCCTTCTCTCCCTTCAGGAAAGAACGGTTTCCCCGCGCCGGACGGGGCATTATCTGACCGCCCTGGCCGGAACCCTTCCGGCCGTCGCCTACTATCTCTATCTCCGATACGGAACGATCATGGACCGGGTCTGGAAAGGGGTCGAACTCGAACCGCTGTCGCCGCTCGAACTGCTCCTCTGGCTGGGGATCCCCTTTCTGACAGGAGGTTTCTGCTTCGGAGGGTTCAGGCATCTGCACCGGAACACGCGGGAGGGGATCCTCCTCTCCCTCTGGGCGGCCGCCCTGCTCGTCCTGATCTACGCCTACCCTCTCGTCCCCTGGGGGATGGAAAGCGCGGGGACCTTCTATGTCCTCTCCGCCCTCGCCTGCTGCGTCTGCGTGTTTCGACACGCAGCGCCGGCGCTGCAGGCGCGTTTGGCCCGTTCGAGCAAAGGCAGGTTCACTGCGCACGGGGTCATGATCGGGATCCTGCTCCTGTCCCTGCCCAGCAATATCATTCTGTATGCCAATCTCTTCGAAGACCTGTCGCGCCACGCGCGGCCCTATTACCTGCCGCGCGCGCTGATGGACGGCTTCGATTGGCTCGACCGTCATTCCCAACCGTCGGACATCGTCCTGGCGGCGGCAGAAAACGGCTGCTGCCTGCCGGTTTACGGAGGGGTCAAGGCATTCACCGGCCACTACCACTTCACGATCGATTTTTCCGGAAAAAACGCCCTCGTCAAACGGTTCTTCGATGAGTGCGAGGAAGATGAATTCCGCCGGGATCTCCTTGAACGCTACGCCGTCCGTTATGTACTCTACAGCGACACGGAAAAACACCTGGGCCGTTTCGACCCGGGCGGGGCCGATTATCTTCAGGCCGTTTACCGCAACGAGCAGCTCACCCTGTACGAAGTCTCCGAAGACATCCGCGTTCGGGGCGATGAACCGGGCGCGCAGTCCGGGAGCCGCTCCCAGGAGGACCGTTCATGA
- a CDS encoding putative radical SAM domain-containing protein (Evidence 3 : Putative function from multiple computational evidences) — protein sequence MKILFVIPISDERFNSTPDIGQGYLAALARQSGHSVAYLDCLAEPCSYLDFRRRLEAFRPDIVGIKVFSCDVPSAAEMLRIVRETLPRAVTVIGGPHPSCESPGRLFEQFPGLDYAFAGEAEPGFQAFLSRLKETGRAGPGIPGLLYRSDGRIMANDRAFADDLDALPMPAWEILRPDRYRCGYSFMTTKLPAAPMAVTRGCPFQCTFCGSHLITGRRVRRRSVEHVIDEIRYLQKRFHVRTIDIVDENFALDATFVGRFCESLLSNGIRIDWDCPYGIRIERLSPDLVRLMERSGCFGFSIGIESGSQRILDSVKKQLSLETVREKVHMIKAVSDITLQGYFMLGFPSETRADIEATIRLACSLPLDFVVFSPLRVTEGTEIYQEITERFKAPPDLFYQGFGRRHCLKGYADPSEREMAGLYRKAYLRFYGRPRVALNVLRRVRTPAQLKTIFNGILRSIAVKR from the coding sequence ATGAAGATCCTTTTTGTCATACCCATTTCAGATGAGCGTTTCAACAGCACGCCCGACATCGGCCAGGGGTACCTCGCCGCCCTGGCCCGACAATCGGGGCACAGCGTCGCCTATCTGGATTGTCTGGCGGAGCCATGCTCCTATCTGGATTTCAGGCGCCGCCTCGAGGCATTCCGCCCCGACATCGTCGGCATCAAGGTTTTCAGTTGTGATGTCCCGAGTGCCGCAGAGATGCTGCGCATCGTCCGGGAGACCCTGCCCCGGGCGGTGACCGTGATCGGCGGTCCACACCCCTCCTGCGAGTCCCCGGGAAGACTTTTCGAGCAGTTCCCCGGCCTCGATTATGCCTTCGCCGGCGAGGCGGAGCCGGGGTTCCAGGCCTTTCTGAGCCGGTTGAAGGAAACGGGCCGGGCCGGACCCGGCATCCCGGGGCTCCTCTATCGTTCAGACGGCCGGATCATGGCCAATGACAGGGCCTTCGCGGACGATCTCGATGCGCTGCCCATGCCCGCCTGGGAGATCCTGAGGCCTGACCGTTACCGGTGCGGCTACTCCTTCATGACCACGAAGCTCCCGGCGGCCCCCATGGCCGTCACGCGCGGATGCCCTTTTCAGTGCACCTTCTGCGGCTCCCACCTCATCACCGGGCGGCGCGTGCGCCGAAGGAGCGTCGAGCACGTCATCGATGAAATCCGCTATCTTCAGAAGCGCTTCCATGTCCGCACCATCGACATCGTCGACGAGAATTTCGCCCTCGATGCCACTTTCGTCGGCCGGTTCTGCGAATCCTTGCTCAGCAACGGCATCCGGATCGACTGGGACTGCCCATACGGCATCCGCATAGAAAGGCTCAGCCCGGATCTCGTCCGCCTCATGGAGCGTTCCGGCTGCTTCGGCTTTTCCATCGGCATCGAAAGCGGCTCCCAGCGGATCCTGGACTCCGTCAAAAAACAGCTGAGCCTCGAAACGGTTCGTGAAAAGGTCCACATGATCAAAGCGGTGAGCGACATCACGCTGCAGGGCTATTTCATGCTGGGCTTTCCCAGCGAGACCCGGGCCGACATCGAGGCGACCATCCGCCTGGCCTGCAGCCTTCCGCTCGATTTCGTCGTCTTCTCGCCTCTGCGGGTGACCGAAGGGACGGAGATCTACCAGGAGATCACGGAACGATTCAAGGCGCCGCCGGATCTCTTCTACCAGGGATTCGGGCGCCGTCATTGCCTGAAAGGCTACGCCGACCCGTCCGAAAGGGAGATGGCCGGCCTTTATCGAAAGGCCTATCTGAGGTTTTACGGCCGGCCGCGCGTCGCCCTGAACGTTCTGAGACGCGTCAGAACGCCGGCCCAGCTGAAGACGATCTTCAACGGGATCCTGCGATCCATCGCCGTGAAGCGATGA
- the novT gene encoding dTDP-glucose 4,6-dehydratase, whose protein sequence is MTGGAGFIGTNFVYHLMKRYPQYRILVLDALTYAGNLENFSSEIKENPKFRFIRGDVCDAALVLDLVREVDCVVHFAAETHVARSIFDDRKFFKTDVLGTQSVANAVLRNKDHIRRFIHVSTSEVYGTALYQPMDEDHPLNPMTPYAAAKAGADRLVYSYWRTYGLPIVIVRPFNQYGPYQHLEKVIPRFISSALLGEPLTIHGDGTAKRDWLFVQETCERLDLVLHADDADVIGEVFNLGSGFDLDILGIARMILKLLGLSENLITFTPDRPGQVQHHISSTAKAEAVLKVRPCARFQEGLEKTIEWYAANRRWWERMLSMRRVEIVDKDGTVQFY, encoded by the coding sequence GTGACCGGAGGCGCCGGTTTCATCGGCACCAATTTCGTCTACCACCTGATGAAACGGTACCCCCAATATCGCATTCTTGTCCTCGACGCCCTGACCTACGCTGGCAACCTGGAGAATTTCTCGAGCGAAATCAAGGAAAATCCGAAATTCAGATTCATCCGGGGCGATGTCTGCGACGCGGCGCTCGTCCTCGATCTGGTCAGGGAGGTCGACTGCGTCGTGCATTTCGCGGCTGAAACGCACGTCGCACGATCCATCTTCGACGACCGAAAGTTCTTCAAGACCGACGTCCTGGGCACCCAGTCCGTCGCCAACGCGGTCCTGCGCAACAAGGATCATATCCGGCGCTTCATCCATGTGTCCACATCGGAGGTTTACGGCACCGCCCTGTATCAGCCCATGGATGAAGACCATCCCCTGAACCCGATGACGCCCTACGCCGCCGCCAAGGCCGGTGCAGACCGGCTGGTGTACAGTTACTGGCGGACCTACGGCCTTCCGATCGTGATCGTCAGGCCTTTCAATCAGTACGGCCCCTATCAGCATCTCGAAAAGGTCATTCCCCGGTTCATCAGCAGCGCGCTGCTGGGCGAACCCCTCACCATCCACGGAGACGGGACGGCCAAGAGGGACTGGCTGTTTGTCCAAGAGACCTGCGAACGGCTGGATCTCGTGCTCCATGCCGATGACGCGGATGTCATAGGGGAGGTCTTCAACCTCGGTTCCGGGTTCGACCTGGACATCCTGGGCATCGCCCGGATGATCCTGAAACTCCTCGGGCTTTCGGAAAACCTGATCACCTTCACGCCCGACCGACCCGGGCAGGTCCAGCACCACATCTCCAGCACCGCCAAGGCCGAAGCCGTCTTGAAGGTTCGCCCCTGCGCCCGTTTCCAGGAGGGACTCGAGAAGACCATCGAGTGGTACGCCGCCAACCGCAGGTGGTGGGAAAGAATGCTGAGCATGCGGCGCGTCGAAATCGTCGACAAGGACGGGACCGTTCAATTTTATTGA
- a CDS encoding hypothetical protein (Evidence 5 : Unknown function) yields the protein MPDKDPRLSMGRRLFEHAKNYNNSGDCGARFKNGCWIGGFERFDTPREGSGLGGMDRSLRLGIGQEAVCSRWGLIWGVSL from the coding sequence GTGCCCGATAAGGATCCCCGGTTGAGCATGGGCAGGCGATTGTTCGAACATGCCAAAAACTATAACAACTCCGGAGACTGCGGGGCAAGGTTTAAAAATGGTTGCTGGATTGGGGGATTTGAGAGGTTCGATACGCCAAGGGAGGGGAGCGGACTGGGTGGCATGGATCGATCCCTTCGCCTGGGGATCGGGCAGGAGGCCGTGTGCAGCCGATGGGGTTTGATTTGGGGCGTTTCCCTGTAA
- a CDS encoding conserved membrane hypothetical protein (Evidence 4 : Unknown function but conserved in other organisms): protein MQPMGFDLGRFPVTDAKRTVRDGLILCGMSAVIVACFVWAQQDLFFNLLDEGSLWYGVWRTAAGEVPIKDFLSYDPGRYYFCAALTRLFGDGPIGLRWAAGVFQWLGLSCGMLVLKRMLSSRLAQAGAACLIMIWMIPWYKTFEQSIALMAVYGACLLLERPSGARFFWGGCFVGLAAFLGQNHGAYIGLSYLVVMLLAGIGAEFRVVLRRFGAFTAGVLMGLLPLVGMIVGVDGFLEGCLRRFEFIASGVANLSLEVPWPWRAGGPGRDGILFLHELCTGLFFVLLPLSYAAVLICAAFGAIRKRPRTLPDLPVACAVVGLPYLHHVFGRADLPHLAQGIPAFLLLAVFFIRWLARRARAWHGAVAFAAGLGLVCASCFSAGLANPVYRRASAPPGALAKTEIGGDALVMYSTEAATIDGVREAVARHLRREDRILVAPHWPGFYPILEKTSPLWELYFLFPDSKERQLEKIAALEEKKVGWVFMGDDAVMRADGLSFRDTHPLLWEYIENHFTTVSRGKGGAFGWMLMKRVPLPLAGGL from the coding sequence GTGCAGCCGATGGGGTTTGATTTGGGGCGTTTCCCTGTAACGGATGCCAAGCGGACGGTCCGGGACGGCCTGATCTTGTGCGGAATGTCTGCGGTCATCGTGGCGTGTTTCGTGTGGGCGCAGCAGGATCTGTTTTTCAACCTGCTCGACGAGGGTTCTTTATGGTACGGGGTTTGGCGGACAGCGGCGGGGGAGGTCCCCATAAAGGATTTTCTCTCCTACGATCCAGGCCGGTACTATTTCTGCGCCGCACTCACCCGCCTTTTCGGCGACGGCCCGATAGGGCTACGCTGGGCCGCAGGCGTTTTTCAGTGGCTGGGCCTGTCGTGCGGGATGCTGGTCTTGAAGCGGATGCTTTCGAGCCGTCTGGCCCAGGCGGGCGCCGCCTGCCTGATCATGATCTGGATGATCCCCTGGTACAAGACCTTTGAACAAAGCATCGCGCTCATGGCCGTTTACGGTGCATGCCTGCTGCTGGAGCGGCCCTCCGGTGCCCGCTTCTTCTGGGGCGGGTGCTTCGTCGGCCTGGCGGCCTTTCTTGGTCAGAACCACGGCGCCTACATTGGGCTGAGCTACCTGGTGGTGATGCTTCTGGCAGGGATCGGGGCTGAATTCCGGGTGGTGCTTCGCCGGTTCGGCGCCTTCACGGCGGGGGTCCTGATGGGTTTGCTGCCCCTTGTCGGCATGATCGTCGGCGTGGACGGGTTTCTGGAGGGCTGCCTGAGGCGCTTCGAGTTCATTGCCTCGGGCGTAGCCAATCTGTCTCTGGAGGTGCCCTGGCCGTGGAGGGCCGGCGGCCCGGGAAGGGACGGAATCCTGTTCTTGCATGAGCTTTGCACGGGCCTTTTCTTCGTGCTGCTGCCTCTTTCCTATGCAGCGGTCCTGATCTGCGCCGCGTTCGGCGCGATCAGGAAGCGCCCGCGGACGCTCCCTGATTTACCGGTTGCCTGTGCCGTGGTGGGTCTGCCCTATCTGCACCATGTCTTCGGGCGCGCGGATCTTCCCCATCTGGCGCAGGGAATCCCGGCATTCTTGCTGCTGGCGGTGTTTTTCATCAGGTGGCTGGCTCGAAGAGCGAGGGCCTGGCATGGGGCCGTGGCCTTCGCGGCCGGACTCGGCTTGGTCTGTGCCTCCTGCTTTTCCGCCGGCCTTGCCAACCCCGTTTACAGGAGGGCCTCGGCTCCGCCCGGAGCGCTGGCGAAAACGGAGATCGGGGGGGATGCACTGGTGATGTACAGCACGGAGGCGGCCACGATCGACGGGGTCAGGGAAGCGGTTGCCCGTCATCTCCGTCGCGAGGATCGGATCCTTGTGGCGCCGCACTGGCCGGGATTCTACCCGATTCTTGAAAAGACGTCCCCGCTCTGGGAGCTCTACTTTCTCTTTCCTGATTCGAAAGAAAGGCAGCTGGAAAAGATCGCTGCGCTCGAGGAGAAGAAGGTTGGATGGGTGTTCATGGGGGATGACGCGGTTATGCGCGCCGACGGGCTCTCCTTCAGGGATACCCACCCCTTGTTATGGGAATATATCGAAAACCATTTTACCACGGTGAGTCGGGGAAAAGGGGGGGCCTTCGGCTGGATGCTCATGAAAAGGGTCCCATTGCCTTTGGCCGGGGGGCTATAG
- a CDS encoding hypothetical protein (Evidence 5 : Unknown function): MSDYLGCKYSSSRFVKYFHTFISERHWQISPIWYLTLSVQSKAVFTKVSIFSLKIGEHCRFWCFHEISDPADGDHLEESTNPVSGDKKAFCR, encoded by the coding sequence GTGAGCGACTATCTGGGATGTAAATATTCATCTAGTCGTTTCGTGAAATATTTTCATACATTTATCTCAGAAAGGCACTGGCAAATAAGCCCTATTTGGTATCTTACCTTATCTGTTCAATCTAAAGCTGTTTTCACTAAGGTATCCATATTTTCCTTGAAAATTGGAGAACATTGCAGATTTTGGTGTTTTCACGAGATATCCGATCCTGCCGACGGAGATCATTTAGAGGAAAGCACCAATCCGGTGTCCGGTGATAAAAAGGCCTTTTGTCGATAA
- a CDS encoding ABC-type polysaccharide/polyol phosphate export system, permease component → MFKSFYYFIRLLVLQRNMIWSMAKREIARQYMGSLLGFIWTFVNPVILVVVFWVIFSLGFRVQPAENVPFVVWLTCGMAAWFVFADMVNGSVGVVVSNANLIKKTLLHSQILPIVKVVASLITHSIFLSVLILLILFHRMPVNLYYLQFLYYLFAMTTLALGIGWIGASLNVFIRDISHVVNVFIQVGFWATPIFWNLEMMPPEIHGYLELNPMFYIVQGYRDSFLYFVPFWERPYETLYFWAVAGSLFVFGALVFKRLKPHFADVL, encoded by the coding sequence ATGTTTAAGAGTTTTTACTATTTCATCCGGCTGTTAGTCCTTCAGCGGAACATGATCTGGTCGATGGCGAAGCGTGAGATCGCGCGGCAGTATATGGGATCCTTGCTGGGCTTTATCTGGACCTTCGTCAATCCTGTGATCCTCGTCGTGGTTTTCTGGGTGATTTTCAGTTTGGGTTTCAGGGTCCAGCCGGCTGAAAATGTCCCGTTCGTCGTATGGCTGACATGCGGCATGGCCGCGTGGTTCGTGTTTGCCGACATGGTGAACGGCTCGGTCGGGGTCGTTGTATCCAATGCCAACCTAATCAAGAAGACCCTCCTGCACTCGCAGATCCTCCCCATCGTCAAGGTGGTGGCATCCCTGATTACCCATTCCATTTTCCTCAGTGTGCTGATTCTCCTGATTCTGTTTCATCGGATGCCTGTCAATCTTTATTACCTGCAATTTCTGTACTACCTTTTCGCCATGACGACGCTGGCGCTCGGCATCGGGTGGATCGGCGCCTCTCTGAATGTCTTTATCCGAGACATATCCCATGTGGTCAATGTTTTCATCCAGGTGGGTTTCTGGGCGACACCGATCTTCTGGAATTTGGAAATGATGCCCCCTGAAATCCATGGATATCTTGAACTGAATCCGATGTTCTACATCGTTCAGGGCTATCGCGATTCATTTCTCTATTTCGTCCCTTTTTGGGAGCGGCCTTATGAAACGCTTTATTTTTGGGCTGTCGCCGGATCGCTCTTCGTCTTCGGAGCGTTGGTGTTCAAACGGCTGAAACCCCATTTTGCCGATGTCCTTTAG